The Thermodesulfobacteriota bacterium genome includes the window TGCTCCCGGAGGTCGAAAACCTCCTCCTCGAACTGCTTGAACCGGCTGACCGTGACCCGGGTGATCATGGCTGCATCTCCTGGACGTCGCGTGCGACGAGGCTGCCTGAGTGAAAAAGGGAGGCCTGAGGCTCATTCACCTCGATCCGCAGCGGCGGGCTCGTCTCCCGCCCCCGCGGCAAAGATGGTCAGCAGCAGCTCGGAATCGTCGATGAGTCGATAGCGAGGCTCCTTGCCGGAGAGTCTCTTGCTCTCCCGCAGGATGATCGGTACGCCATCCCCCCGCTTTTCCATGTAGAAGCCCCGCCGCACCTCGCCGATCGATTCCGCAACAGGCGTTTCCGCAAGCAGGCTGGTCACGAGCTCATTGCGCGTGGATTGGCGCCAGGCCAGGCTGTCAACCGTGACGGTATTCGGCAGGGCGCCCGGCGAATAGAGCTCAAGCCGGTCATCGAACATGAAGAACCGGATCTTGGAGCCGGAAACGGCATAGTCTCGGTGCGCCACGGCGTTGACCACCGCTTCAAAGACCGCCCGTTCGCTGAACTGCGGCAGCTCGATGCGGTGCGGCCCCTTGATGGCGGCAACGGTCTGGTTGCGTTTCAGAAAGCCCATCGCCTGTCGGATTTGTTCGTCCAGCGGGCCATGGATCCTCCGGGCGTCTGTCTGGTAGTTGGAGTCCTGGTGGATGCCGCGGTAGCGGACAGCCTCGATGGAGGCGTTGGGCAGGAACCGATCAGGGCGCTCACAACAAAGAAGGATGCCCGCCACGGAAGCGCGGATCGCGCCACCTTCCTCCCTGGACAAGATATTCCGCTTGCACAGAACAACATCCGGGGCTTCATCGGCTCGAGTCGTGTACCGGCGCCAAAGCGCCTCCGCCAAGTCGCCGATGTCCGAGCGGGGGACAGGCTGCTCTTCGAAGCGGATCAGGCGAGCCTGGCTGCGTTGCTGAAAGAGCCGGGCGAGGTACTCCGGAGGCATCCTCCGCTTGGAGCTGCCCTGGCGATGCAAATAGCCCCCGGGGCTTTCATGGACGAAGAGACTGCGAGGAATATCCACCTTGAGAACGGGCCGGAGCACACCGGCGCTGTCGGGAAGCTCCAGCCGGAAGGACTGGAACAGAACCGGTGGCCTGATGCTTTCATTGCAGATTTCGTAGATGTAACGTTCTGCAGCTTCGAGATGGGCGGCCGACAGGCCATCGATTTCCCGTGTCTTGTCATCCACGCCGAGCACCAGGACACCGTCGCGAGTATTGGCGATGGCAGCCAGCTCGTCCGCAAGGTCATCGCGTTTCGGCTCGGAAACCCGGTGGCCTCGGAAGCGAACGGTCTTGAGCTCAAGCGAAGTGTCTTCACCAAGGCGAATCTTCCGCAGCAGCTCTTCCGGACTATCGAACATGTTTCCCCTCCAATGCAATCCGGCGATAGCGCTGCTCGAAGGCGTTGCGGCCACCCTCCATGATACTGCAAATCGTATCCCGGACGGTTCGTTCCTGAAGGCTGCCCACGCACTCCGTCTTCGTCTGTCCGCCCCGCGCCGTGAGGGCAACCACCAGCTCGGCGTCGCCGTTGACGACGATATTCGCGTTGTGCGTTACGACGATGATTTGTCTATGCCGCTTGACCTCCCGCAACTGCGTGACAATCAGGTCATAAATCAGGTGATTGTCCAGATCGTCTTCCGGCTGATCCAGTACCAGAGGCTCCTCACCATAGGAAAGCAGAAAGGCCAGCAGCGCAGCCGTCTTCTGCCCGGGCGACCCTTCTTGAATCGGCCGAAAGGACTTCCGGTCTCCCGTGGAGCTGTACTGAACATCCAGGGAATCCTCGGGAAACCACAGGTCGAGACGATCAAGGGATTCCGGGCGGAGCTTGGCCAGATGCCTGGCAAAGCGCAGATCCGCCACCGGCGCGGCCTCGGAAGGGCTCAAGGCGATCCGCCGCACCCGCTCCTTCAGGTCTGCAAGGGCCTGCTCGATGTCTCCAGAGCCGAATCCTCTTCCGTAGAGACGTCCGAGAAGCCCCTCCGCGCCTGGCGCGCCAATGTCCTTTTCAAAGCCGCCACCTTCCCGCTGCAAGAGCCCGCGGAGCTCAGCTTCGACCGTCTCCTGAGCACCGTAGGGAATCACCTGGATGCGGACATAGGCATTGTCCCGCAAGACTTGGTCGAGGAAGGTCTTGCGAGACGCGGTGATCTTCCGCCGGAGTATGAGAAGCTGCTCCAGGCTGGCTGCCGCTTGATCGGTCAATTCCGTGACCTGTCTCTTGCGATCATCCAGATCCTTGAGTCGTTGCTCGATGGTCTGCCGCCGCTGCACGAGCTCGCCGTAGGCAGCAGGATCACCGGCACCTTCCCGGCGCAGCCTTTCCTGCAGATCCTGATAGGCCTGGACAGCGGCCTGGGCTGCTGTTGTCCAGGAGGATTCGTCCCTGGCCGTCCGCCAGTCGGCGAGAGCCCGATCCGCCTGCAAGGCCAGATCGCCCAGCGTCTTGCGGATGGCATCCAGGCGGCCGCACGCCTGCCCGGAGAGTTGGCGCAAGAGTGCATCCTCCGGGGAGATTCCATCGAAGGTCGTTTCTTCAAGAGCATCGGGAACGAGGTCTGCCGCGACTTGACGCAGGCGCTCCCCCGCGTCCTCCCAGCTTTTCTCCCAGGCGGCGACCGCCTGCTGTTGCCGTCGCCGGCGCTGAAAAGCTTGCAGCACATCGGCATGCCCAGCCTGCTCGAAGATGGCCAGCTTCCGCTTCACGTCGTCGAGCTCCCCGCGCAGGCGCGGCTCCTCCGACAACCCCGCCTCCAGCTCCCGGGCCTTGGCACGCAAGGAGAGGAAGCGGCTTTCCTCCACGTTCCATTGCTCCTTCCAGGAACGGAGCCCGACCTCTGGCGCGTCATCGACAATCTTCAGCAGGGCCAGCGGCGTCTTCGCCAGCTGAAAGATCTGCTTCTGACTGTACAGGCGCACGGGGAAGCGTTGCCGGATATCGCCTTCGGCGTGCTGCCAGGTGCCCGCGCTGTCTTCCTGGATGGGATCCAGCGCGCCGTCGGGGCTCCACTGAATCCTGAATCTCGTTCCATCCTTGCGGTAGATGGCCCTGATCGCGGTATCGTCCGTCAACAAGCCGCCATCCTCTCGACCCGAGTAGATCCGTCGATACTTTTCGAATTCCGGCTTCAGGTCATCGGGCAGCTCATCGACCCGCCGGAGGGCGATACGGAGGAGCTCGATCAGGGTCGACTTGCCGGTGCCCCTGCCGCCGATGATGGCATTCAGCCAAGGGTTGAGGGTGATGGCGAACGGCTGTGGGCGGCCCATGTAGCGAGCATTGGCGATCTCGATGGCTTCCAGCGCCAGGGCGGCATGGTCGTTGGGGTCGCCCGGCGTCTTGTCGGAGCGCTGGACTGAAAGCGCGCCATCGAGGAGCGCCAACCGTAATCCTTCAATACTGGGCGATCCCATTTTGACCCAGGTGAAGCGACGGCCAGGGAGGTTCTGGACAGGCTCTCCCGGGGGATGATGCGCGTCCGATCCCAGCACTTCCGCCCACCCGCGCTTCCTGCCGACTCCGGACGAAGGCTGCGCTGAGGAGGTATCCAGGAGCTCCATGGCGAAGACGTCGTCGCAGGCAAGTGCCTGCTGCAAAGTCGTCCCGGTCTGTCTGAAGAGGCCGTTGACATCGTCAACATGGGCGGGAATGGCAATGCCGCCGGCAGCGACAACGGCGCGGGCCACCTCCACGAACGACTTGGTGGTGACCGCGTCACTGGATCCCTTTGTTCCGGTGAAGCCGGCGGCGCCCAGGAGGCTGTCAATGTCCGCAGTCGATTTTTCGGATCCCAGGATGGCCAGGAGGTGAATGCCGCCGTGCACCGAGATTTCAACCCCTGGGAACAGGTGCACAGGGCGGAAGTCGGCGTGATCTTCCTTCTCCAGCTCCGACAAGGCTTCCTTGAGTCGGTCAATCCATGCCCCGCTGTTGTGGTCGGTGATCGCCACGCATTCGATCCCGGCGCGCATGGAGTCAAGAAGCCATTCCTTCGGTGTGCGCCTCTTCACCTCGCTCTGGCTCGGGCCTTTGCCGTAGTCATCGGATGCTGGTGTGTGGGTGTGGAAATCGAACTTCCACCACCGTGAGCCATTCCATTGCCAATCGTTCATGCTGCACCGCCTGTCCTGGGAGCCTGTCCGGTCGATGGCTTCTTCCTTTCCGTAGCTCGATCACGCCGGCGGCCGTTGTGCAAGACGATGGGCACCAGCGGCAGCGCAAGTCGCCATGGAGGAGCCCCACCGTAGACCACGCCGATGCTACCAGAGAAGCGGGGGGGCAGGGAAGTGGCTTGCCGCGGGCCTCCCCCTTGACGGCGCCAGCGGTCTCAGTCCAGTTCATCCAGGTACACCGGCTCCCGGTCCAGCCATTCCACCCATTCCGGTTGCTGCCACAGCTGCACCTCGTGCTGGCGGGCCTTGTCGGCCACGGCGGCGTTGAAGGCCTGGTTGGTGGCGGCCACCAGGGTGAAGGTGGTCTCCCGGTACTGCCGCCGGTAGGCGCCGGCGCCGGCCACCACGTCCCGCACCGCCTCCCAGCCCAGGGCGCGCTCCTGGACGCTGGACTTGCATTGGACCAGCACGCCCTCCCAGCCCCGGAAGGCCACCACATCCACGCCGCAGTCGCCGGTGGGCCGGGTCAGACTGGCCGTATAGCCGTCGCGCTCCAGGCGCTGGCGGCAGAGCCGCTCGAATGCCTGCGGATCCAGGCGGGCCAGGAGGTCAGTGGTGAGGCGGGTCCGGGGGACGGCCTCGCCGCCGTTCGGGGCCCGCAGCCCAGCCCATTCGCTGATCGCGATCTCGGCAGCGCCGTTCAGCATATCCCGGGCCAGTGCCCGCTTCCGCTCCAGGAGCGCGTCCAGCTTCACCTCGAAGGTCTCGAAGTCGTCGGCATGCACAGTGGGGTAGTAGACATGGACCGTGCGGGTCTGGCCGAGGCGGTGCGTCCGGTCCGTGGCCTGGTCCTCCTTGGCCGGGTTCCAGGCCCGGGTGAAATGGATGACGTGATTGGCCCCCTGGATGTTGACCCCGAAGCCGATAGCCGTGGTGGACAGGATGATGACGCCGAACCCGGACTGCGTCTGAAAGCTGTCGATCAGGCGCTGCCGAGATTGTTCCCCGGCGTCCTCGCCGGTTCTGGTGCTGCCGTTAACGATCGCCGGGGAGAAGCCGAAGCGTTCCCGGATCCGGTGCTGCAGGGCCCGCTGCAGGTCACGGAATTCGGTGAAGACGATCGCCTTCTCCTGCCGCTGGCGGATGGCCTCCAGCTCCCGGAGCAGCCAGTCCAGCTTGGGGGACCTGGCGCAATGCTCCCGCATGGGCAGCCGCAGGTCCGGGGCTGTTCCCGGCTCCCGGGGCTCGGCGCAGATGGAGCGCAGCCGGTGGAGCAGGCCCAGGATGGCGGTGTTGGCCCTGGGCGCGGCGGTTGCCGCGGGGGCGGTGCCCCGGGCCTCGGCAACCGCCTGGCCATAGAGCTGCCGCTGCCATGTGGACAGGGGGAGACGCTTGCCGGTCTCTTCCACCTGCCTCGGCGGCAGATCGGCGATGTCGTCCTTCAACCGCCGCAGCACCTGGGGCTCGATCAGCCGCCGCAGCTCATCGAGTCTGGCCCTCTCGTCCTCGCTCTTCGTCTCGATGGGGCGGCGGTAGGCGCGGCAGAAGGTGGACAAGGCGGCAAGCAGCCCCGGCTGGATGAAGTCGAACAGGCACCACAGATCGGCCAGGGAGTTTTCCACCGGCGTGCCGGTGCAGGCGATGCGAAACAGCGCATTCTGCGCCTTGGCTGCATGGGTCATGAGGGCACCCGGGGTCTTGATCTTCTGGGCCTCGTCGCAGACCACGATGGACCAGGGCTCCTGGGCGAGGGAGATCTCGAGATCCCGGAGGGTCTCGTAGGTGGTGAGCACCAGGCGTTTGTCGTGCCGCCAGCCGGGGCGAAGCAGGCCGCGCACCCCGTGCCCCGCCACCTCGCTCATCTCGTGCCGGGTCAGCTTGCGCTCCCGCAGGAGGGCCCCGTAGAGAGGAAGAACCTCCTGGCCCAGCCGGGGATCGAAGAAGCGGTCGATCTCCTGCCGCCAGTTGTCGAGGAGCGACACCGGCGCTACCACCAGGGCCGGCAGAGCGTGGTGGCTCTCCTTTTCCAGATGCCAGGCGATGAAGGCCAGAAGCTGCAGGGTCTTGCCCAGGCCCATGTCGTCCGCCAGCAAGGCGCCGCGCACGCCCTGGGATGTGCGATGGCGCCACAGATGCTGGAGCCAGGCAAGGCCCACCCGCTGGTGCTCCTTCAAGGGCATCTCGGGCCGCAGCCAACCCGGAATTTCCGCCTGGCAGGCAGCGGCAGCGAAGGCCAGGCGCTCCGCCCGGCTTTCCAGGTGATCAAGCTGAAGGACGTTCTGCTTGATGAGGATGGTCTGCCGCTCCGCCCGGGCAGCGGCCTCGGGCGAGCCATCGGCGGGAGGGGAGGGGGCTGGTGGTGCCGGCGGCTGGGCCTTGGCACGTCCGAGAACGTCCAGCAGGCGCTCCGCCTCCTGTCTGCTCACCGGCTCCGGCCAGTCCCTGGGCGTGAAGTGGTCCTCTGGCGCGGGCGCCGCGGCCAGCCATTGCCGCAAGGCGGCAAGCTGCCCGGTGCCCGTAGGCGCCAGCACGGTTTCCCCGTTTGGGGCCGTGTACACAATCGCCTCCTCAAGGCTTTCCGGCAGCCACGGCCCGCGCTGGTCCTGGGCCACCAGGTACGGGACATACTGGGGCCGATGGGCGCCGACGCCATCCACCCGTTCGGCATATCGGCTCAGATCGAGCAGGCCATTCCAGGAGACCAGCGGCTCGCCGACCCAGGGCGAACAAAGCCAGGCCCGCACCTGCCGCAGGTGGTCCACCGAGTCGCCTCGCAGCTCCAGGGTGCGGCCTGCCCAGCGGAAGCACGGCGCCCGGCTCCCTATGGCCTGGTCGAGGGTGTCGGCAAAGGCACGCGCCGAGGCCCGGTCGGCCAGCTCCAAGTCCGGCAGGGGTGAAGAACTGGCATCCCGGGCCTGGGGCGTGACGTGCAGGGCCTGGATGCGGCCATCGGCCTCCCGCCGGGCCGTGCAGTGGAAATCGTAAAACAGGATCCCCGCCTCGTCCCGGGCCGCCTCGAAGGCCGCCGGCGGTACGACCGTGGCCATGGCTTCGCCCAAGAGGGCGTACGGGTTGCGGACAAAGGCCTCTGCCCGGGCGCCGGCAACCCGGCGGCCTGGCAGGCGCTTGATCTCGGTCAGGACCGCCCGGGCGTCCGGCTCCACCAGCACCCGGATGAGGGAGCCGTCGTTTGCCAAGAGGTCATAGTGCTCCTGAACAGTATTGAAACGGTCGAAGGCGGTGAGCCACAGATGGTCAGGGGCCTCCCGCACCCGGGGAGTCACCTCCACCACCGCCGTCTCCCCCACATCGACCCGGCGCAAGCCCAGGTCCAGCCTGTCGGCGGTGAGGATGACCGTACGCTCCAGGTAGTGATCGAGACGGGCGCCGGCCTCGGTCGCCAGCCGGCGGAGGCGTGCCCATTCCCGTTCTTGAGCGGCTTGGGAACGTTCGCTGCGGCGGTGGAAGCTGTGGACCGCCTCGGCCAGTCGCCAACCCCGGGCGGGGAGCAGATACTGCTGCCTGGCCACAGTGATTATCGCGCCCAGACGGGTTGGGCTGGAGCCCAGCGGCCTGTTCCGGGCGTCCCGCCATTCGAGATGGACCGCGAACTCCGGATCCGCCACGCTGCCCCGGGCGCTGAGCGCCATGGTCAGATTGGCGCTGGGGGGCAGACCGAGCAGGCGGTCCACCCCCGGGTAGTCCGGAGAGGCGAGCACCTGGAAGAGGTCCTCCCAGCCGAGGAGCACCAGACTGCCGTCGGGGGAAGGGGCGGCCAGGCCCTCGTCAACGAGCTGCCCCAGCAGCGCCACCAGCTCCCATCGGCGGAACTGGCCGGGATCGAGCCACCACGCTCGGACATCGCCAGACAGGTCGCAGC containing:
- a CDS encoding ATP-binding protein, whose translation is MFDSPEELLRKIRLGEDTSLELKTVRFRGHRVSEPKRDDLADELAAIANTRDGVLVLGVDDKTREIDGLSAAHLEAAERYIYEICNESIRPPVLFQSFRLELPDSAGVLRPVLKVDIPRSLFVHESPGGYLHRQGSSKRRMPPEYLARLFQQRSQARLIRFEEQPVPRSDIGDLAEALWRRYTTRADEAPDVVLCKRNILSREEGGAIRASVAGILLCCERPDRFLPNASIEAVRYRGIHQDSNYQTDARRIHGPLDEQIRQAMGFLKRNQTVAAIKGPHRIELPQFSERAVFEAVVNAVAHRDYAVSGSKIRFFMFDDRLELYSPGALPNTVTVDSLAWRQSTRNELVTSLLAETPVAESIGEVRRGFYMEKRGDGVPIILRESKRLSGKEPRYRLIDDSELLLTIFAAGAGDEPAAADRGE
- a CDS encoding TrlF family AAA-like ATPase; translated protein: MNDWQWNGSRWWKFDFHTHTPASDDYGKGPSQSEVKRRTPKEWLLDSMRAGIECVAITDHNSGAWIDRLKEALSELEKEDHADFRPVHLFPGVEISVHGGIHLLAILGSEKSTADIDSLLGAAGFTGTKGSSDAVTTKSFVEVARAVVAAGGIAIPAHVDDVNGLFRQTGTTLQQALACDDVFAMELLDTSSAQPSSGVGRKRGWAEVLGSDAHHPPGEPVQNLPGRRFTWVKMGSPSIEGLRLALLDGALSVQRSDKTPGDPNDHAALALEAIEIANARYMGRPQPFAITLNPWLNAIIGGRGTGKSTLIELLRIALRRVDELPDDLKPEFEKYRRIYSGREDGGLLTDDTAIRAIYRKDGTRFRIQWSPDGALDPIQEDSAGTWQHAEGDIRQRFPVRLYSQKQIFQLAKTPLALLKIVDDAPEVGLRSWKEQWNVEESRFLSLRAKARELEAGLSEEPRLRGELDDVKRKLAIFEQAGHADVLQAFQRRRRQQQAVAAWEKSWEDAGERLRQVAADLVPDALEETTFDGISPEDALLRQLSGQACGRLDAIRKTLGDLALQADRALADWRTARDESSWTTAAQAAVQAYQDLQERLRREGAGDPAAYGELVQRRQTIEQRLKDLDDRKRQVTELTDQAAASLEQLLILRRKITASRKTFLDQVLRDNAYVRIQVIPYGAQETVEAELRGLLQREGGGFEKDIGAPGAEGLLGRLYGRGFGSGDIEQALADLKERVRRIALSPSEAAPVADLRFARHLAKLRPESLDRLDLWFPEDSLDVQYSSTGDRKSFRPIQEGSPGQKTAALLAFLLSYGEEPLVLDQPEDDLDNHLIYDLIVTQLREVKRHRQIIVVTHNANIVVNGDAELVVALTARGGQTKTECVGSLQERTVRDTICSIMEGGRNAFEQRYRRIALEGKHVR
- a CDS encoding SNF2-related protein, with the translated sequence MPFWYEGNRPGAPGQSDLQLQHEEGGLAFSARGCDLSGDVRAWWLDPGQFRRWELVALLGQLVDEGLAAPSPDGSLVLLGWEDLFQVLASPDYPGVDRLLGLPPSANLTMALSARGSVADPEFAVHLEWRDARNRPLGSSPTRLGAIITVARQQYLLPARGWRLAEAVHSFHRRSERSQAAQEREWARLRRLATEAGARLDHYLERTVILTADRLDLGLRRVDVGETAVVEVTPRVREAPDHLWLTAFDRFNTVQEHYDLLANDGSLIRVLVEPDARAVLTEIKRLPGRRVAGARAEAFVRNPYALLGEAMATVVPPAAFEAARDEAGILFYDFHCTARREADGRIQALHVTPQARDASSSPLPDLELADRASARAFADTLDQAIGSRAPCFRWAGRTLELRGDSVDHLRQVRAWLCSPWVGEPLVSWNGLLDLSRYAERVDGVGAHRPQYVPYLVAQDQRGPWLPESLEEAIVYTAPNGETVLAPTGTGQLAALRQWLAAAPAPEDHFTPRDWPEPVSRQEAERLLDVLGRAKAQPPAPPAPSPPADGSPEAAARAERQTILIKQNVLQLDHLESRAERLAFAAAACQAEIPGWLRPEMPLKEHQRVGLAWLQHLWRHRTSQGVRGALLADDMGLGKTLQLLAFIAWHLEKESHHALPALVVAPVSLLDNWRQEIDRFFDPRLGQEVLPLYGALLRERKLTRHEMSEVAGHGVRGLLRPGWRHDKRLVLTTYETLRDLEISLAQEPWSIVVCDEAQKIKTPGALMTHAAKAQNALFRIACTGTPVENSLADLWCLFDFIQPGLLAALSTFCRAYRRPIETKSEDERARLDELRRLIEPQVLRRLKDDIADLPPRQVEETGKRLPLSTWQRQLYGQAVAEARGTAPAATAAPRANTAILGLLHRLRSICAEPREPGTAPDLRLPMREHCARSPKLDWLLRELEAIRQRQEKAIVFTEFRDLQRALQHRIRERFGFSPAIVNGSTRTGEDAGEQSRQRLIDSFQTQSGFGVIILSTTAIGFGVNIQGANHVIHFTRAWNPAKEDQATDRTHRLGQTRTVHVYYPTVHADDFETFEVKLDALLERKRALARDMLNGAAEIAISEWAGLRAPNGGEAVPRTRLTTDLLARLDPQAFERLCRQRLERDGYTASLTRPTGDCGVDVVAFRGWEGVLVQCKSSVQERALGWEAVRDVVAGAGAYRRQYRETTFTLVAATNQAFNAAVADKARQHEVQLWQQPEWVEWLDREPVYLDELD